In the genome of Tistrella bauzanensis, the window GAGCGGCACCGGCACCGGGCTGACACCGCGCACCGTTGCCCAGAGCTTCGGCACCGAAGCCATCACCCTCAGCATCTCGCAATTGCCGGTCCATACCCACACCGCGACCGCGCTGGTGCAGACCGTGGGCACGGGTGGCACGCTGACGCCGTCCAGCAGCACCATGCTCGGCCGCACCATCAGCGCCGCCGCCTATGCGCCGGTGCCGGCCAGCGCGCCGCCGCTGGTGGAGTTGGACGAGCGGACCCTGGACGTCTCGGGCCAGGGCCAGGCACATGAGAATCGCCAGCCGTTTCTGACGCTGAACATGTGCATCTGCCTGAACGGCTACTTCCCGGTCCGGCCCAGCTGAACGCGGACGCCGGCCGTCGGCGTCCGCCGATCGCACGCCCTGTCCTGGCACCATGCCCGATATAGCATGATGCCAGGACAGAAGGGGCGCTGCCTTGCTCATCTGTCGTTCGGGGACAAGGGACGTCATCCCGCGCGCAGCAATTGGAGCACCGCATCGGCGGCCGGCGCCGAGGATGCCGGGTTCTGGCCGGTGACCAGTTTGCCATCGACCACCGCATAGGGGTGCCAGTCGGCGGCGGCGCGTTCATAGCGCCCGCCTGCGCCGACCAGCATATCCTCGACCAGGAAGGGCACGACGCCGGTTAGCCCGACCGCCTCTTCCTCGCTGTTGCTGAACCCGGTGACCCGGCGTCCCGAGAGCAGCGGCTCACCGGTGCTGCTGCGGACATTGCGGAACACGGCCGGAGCGTGACAGACCGCGGCGATGGGTTTGTCGGCGGCGGTGAACCCCTCGATCAGCGCGATCGAGTGCGGGTCGTCGACAAGATCCCACAATGGCCCGTGGCCGCCCGGATAGA includes:
- a CDS encoding phage tail protein, translating into MADPFYGEIRAFAFAFAPQDWAYCIGQQVSVQQNQALAAVIGTIYGGNLGQNYFNLPNLQGQAPMGSGTGTGLTPRTVAQSFGTEAITLSISQLPVHTHTATALVQTVGTGGTLTPSSSTMLGRTISAAAYAPVPASAPPLVELDERTLDVSGQGQAHENRQPFLTLNMCICLNGYFPVRPS
- a CDS encoding type 1 glutamine amidotransferase domain-containing protein — protein: MKILMVLTSHDTLGDTGKKTGFWLEEFAAPYYTFRDAGAEVVLASPKGGLPPLDPKSDDPDAQTQATRRFKADEAARALLSATKKLSEVKADDFDAVFYPGGHGPLWDLVDDPHSIALIEGFTAADKPIAAVCHAPAVFRNVRSSTGEPLLSGRRVTGFSNSEEEAVGLTGVVPFLVEDMLVGAGGRYERAAADWHPYAVVDGKLVTGQNPASSAPAADAVLQLLRAG